Part of the Arthrobacter gengyunqii genome is shown below.
CACCGCAACGTGAAGATCACGCGCATCACGGAGAAGGCCGTGGAGTGGACCGAGGGGGAGCAGAGCTTCACCGCACCCGCCTCCATGGTGGTTTACGCGGACGGCACGACGTCGGCTGCCCCGCTCGCGGACGAGCTGCGCGCGGCGGGCATCAGCTGCGACGTCGTTGGCGACGCCGGTGCCGTGAACTACATCCACGGCGCCATCCATTCCTCGTGGAAGGTCAGCACCGAGCTTTAGACGAGTTCCGTCTGGAGGGGAGGCTCGGTTCATTCGGACCGGGCCTCCCTTTCCATTTGGGTTCCGACTCTCTTTTTGGTCCTGACTTGTCCTGCTCGGTGTCATTGCCGTGGCAGGAGACCCTTCCACTTGGTAAAGCAAGGCATCATCGCCGGGACACGGCCCAACCCCTCGCGGGTGGTCGATTCACCTGCGGGAAGCGAGGGGCCCTTCCGCGGACCAAACCGGCAATGATGCTTCTCACGAAGGTCCGAAAGCCTGCTGGCGGAGGCGGGCCGGGGGCCAATTCTGCAGGGAGGTACATAGGAACAAGAACTAAATCCACCACTTTCGAACCGTTTTCTGACTCTTGTCTTAGCGAGACGTTCCCCCGCTAAGACACCCCGGCCCCGTCACCGCGGCGGGGCCTCGACCAGACTCACTCGGAAAGGAACGCACCACCATGAAGATCAACAGGAAGATTGCCGCCACCGTCGCCTCTGTCGTCATCATCGGTGGAGCCGCTGCAGCAGGCGGCGAGGATGCCCCGGCTCCTGACCCCACTCCCGACGTCACCGCCGAGGCCACCGCGCCCGCTACCCCTGAGGTGTCCGAGGAGACCCAGGCTTTAATTGACGAGAGTAAGGCCCTTAAGGAACAGGTCAAGGAAGACATTGCCGCTGAGGAGGCAACCGAGCCCGCTGAACCGGCCGAGACCGGGGCCGTTGAACCGGCTGAGACCGAGGCCGCAGAACCTGCTGAGACGGGGGCCGTTGAACCGGCTGAGACCGAGGCCGCAGAACCTGAGGTCCCGACCGAGTACAAGTCCGCGCTCCGGAAGGCCCAGTCCTACTCCGACCACATGCACATGAGCAAGGCAGGCCTGTACGACCAGCTCACCAGCGAGTATGGCGAGCAGTTCACCCCTGAAGCCGCCCAGTACGCCGTCGATAACGTGGACGCCGACTGGAACGCCAACGCCCTTGCCAAGGCTGAGAGCTATGTGGAGACGATGGCGATGTCCCCAGCAGAGGTCTACGACCAGCTCACCAGCGAATACGGCGAGCAGTTCACCCCTGCAGAGGCGGAATACGCGGTAGCGAATCTGCGGTAGCCATCGCGCACCTACACCTAACAGGAGTGGCCTGTACCGCTACGGGGGCGGGTGGCTGGTTCTTCGGAATCGGCCGCCCGCCCTTTCTGCGCCTCCAAGCTTAAGGATGGTGCGTAACGAACGGTTTCCCACTGCTGCCC
Proteins encoded:
- a CDS encoding Ltp family lipoprotein, with amino-acid sequence MKINRKIAATVASVVIIGGAAAAGGEDAPAPDPTPDVTAEATAPATPEVSEETQALIDESKALKEQVKEDIAAEEATEPAEPAETGAVEPAETEAAEPAETGAVEPAETEAAEPEVPTEYKSALRKAQSYSDHMHMSKAGLYDQLTSEYGEQFTPEAAQYAVDNVDADWNANALAKAESYVETMAMSPAEVYDQLTSEYGEQFTPAEAEYAVANLR